The window AAAGAATTAGTAGCAAAATTCGGTGAAAATGCTTATAAACTTGTATCCGAAAACTATTTACCTTCTATCACAATAAAAAAATTGGAACATTCTTATAATCAAATTATTCAAAAATAACTTTCAAAATGAGCAATAAAAAAGGGCACTTTTTCAAGTGCCCTTTTTACTTTGTATTTTATTTATACCCACTCAAGTCTTGCAACAAAAGCTGTATCGCTAGATCTTCTTCCCAAAGGAATCACCCTTGTATATCCACCTGGACGGTCAACATATTTAGGAGCTATTTCTTTTATAAGTTTTTCTACAGCTTTATTGTCATAAGGTAAATGTTTTTTAATACGCCTTATTGTATTAAAATTCCAACCTTCTCTTGCAATTGTTATAAGCTTTTCAGAAACACTTCTAACTTCTGCAATTCTAGGTTTTGTAGTCTGTAAGCAACCATAATTTATAAAATGTATAATTTGGTTTCTTATCATTGCCTTCCGATGAGAAGGCTTTACGTTAAGCTTTCTTCTTCCATATTGATGATTCATGACTTTAATGCACCTTCTTGTTCTTTAATAACTTTTTTCAAATCCAACTCTTTTACATTCATTCCAAGACCCAAGTTGAATGCTTTAAGAATTTCTCTTACTTCTTTTAGAGACTTTCTTCCAAAGTTTTTAACTTTTAAAAGTTCTTCTTCTGTTAAATTTACTAAATCGATAACTCTTTTTACACCGGCACTTACAAGGCAGTTGTGAGCTCGAACAGAGAATTCAAGTTCTTCAATTGGTTTGAGAAATAATTCGACTGGAAGGCCTTTTGTTGGACTGTTTTGGACATCACCACTTACAACTTCTTCAACTTTTTCTTCTACTTTGGAGATTTCATTAAATTGAATCTCTGGAGCAGACAAGAAATGTTCTAATTGAGTTCTTAAAACAGATGTTGCGTAATAAACAGCATCTTGAGGAGAAATTACACCATTTGATGAAACAGATAAAATTAATTTATCATAATCAATAGCTTGCCCAACACGTGTTTTTTCTACTTTGTATTCTACTCTTGATATTGGTGAGAATGCTGCATCAAGATAAATTTTACCATCTTCTTGAATAGATTCACCAAGCGGCCATTGTGCTATTTGATATCCTCTTCCTGAATGAACAAAGAATTCGATATCCAATTCACCGTCAACTGCTAAATGAGCTAAAACATGTTCTTTATTTAAAGGTTCAAGATGACTATCTGCCACAATATCTGCAACGGTTACAGCGCCTTCTCTTTTTACAGAAAGATGCATTTTACCAGGCAAACCTGTGTGATTTTTTATTACAACGCCTTTAATATTCAATAAAATATTTAAAACATCTTCAATCACACCATCGATAACAGAAAACTCATTATTTACGCCCTTAATTATCACTGCAGTTACCGCAGATCCTTCGATAGCAGCAAGCAAAGTTCTTCTCAGAGCATTTCCAAGCGTTGTTCCAAAGCCTGGCTCTAACGGTTGAACTACTAACTCACCATATGTATCTGAAGATTTTTTGGTATCCCATTTCAAAGTAGGCAAAGTCAACGCTTTATACGTTTTGTTTTGCATCCATACCCCCATATCAAAAAATTACTAACACAATTCTGCCTCTAAAAAAGAAGTAAAAACTTCTTTTAATTTCAATATTACTTAGAATACAATTCAACAATTAAGTGTTCTTCGATCTTATCTTTAATATCATCGCGAACAGGATCTCTTAGAACAGTTCCTTTATGATCTTTTTTGTTTAATTCAAGCCAGTCTGGAACTTTTATAGCAAGAGCCATTCTTTTTTCGATAACATTTTTGACAAAAGCTTCTTTTGCAAGAGAACTTCCTGTTAATGAAATAACATCGCCAACTTTTACTAAGCAAGAAGGAGATTTTACTCTTTTGCCATTTACTAAAACATGTCCATGAACAACTAATTGTCGTGATTGATTTCTTGATGTTGTCATTTTCAATCTATAAACAACATTATCAATTCGTCTTTCCAAATAAGAAAGCAATGTTTCTCCGGTAACACCTTTATGCTTTGATGCCATCTCAAAAAATTTATGGAATTGACGTTCTCTTAGTCCATAAATAAGTCGCAATCTTTGTTTTTCACGAAGCTGAACACCATACTCTGAAAGCTTCTTTGTGCCAATTTTTCTTCCATGCTCTCCTGGAGAAGTTGGTCTGCGCTCTAGAACTCTGCAACCAACCTTTGGGCAGATTTCTAACTGGCGAAATTTTTTATAAAATGAAGTCTTGATTCCCATATCAATCCTGTATTTAAAATTAAGTTGTTTCTATTAAAATACTTTAAATTATACTCTACGTTTCTTTGGAGGTCTGCAACCATTGTGAGGCAATGGAGTTACATCTCTCAAAACTGTTACTGCTAATCCTGTAGATTGCAATGCTCTTACAACAGCATCTCTTCCAGATCCAGGACCTTGCATATTAACTTCAACAGTTCTAACGCCTAAATCAACTAAATCTTTTGCAACTTTATTAGCAATTTGAGTAGCCGCAAAAGGAGTTCCTTTTCTGGCACCCTTAAAACTTAGCTGGCCTGCGCTTGCTCGTGTTATAACGTCACCACTCATAGTCGTTGCTGAAACTAGTGTATTATTGAAAGTAGCTTTAACATGTACTAAAGCCATCTCAACTTTTAACGCTTTATTTTTAGTCTTCTTTTTATATGCCATAATAACTTTCCGTTACTTTAAACATTCTAACTTTTATTTCTTAGTTGGAGCTTTTTTAAGAGCAACTGCTGATCCAGCTTTTCTTGGACCTTTTCTTGTTCTTGCATTTGTTTTCGTTCTTTGGCCTCTAACTGGAAGCGATTTTTTATGTCTATGTCCCCGATAAGATCCAATTTCTTGAAGTCGTTTAATATTCAAAGTGATCTCTTTTTTCAAATCACCACCAATAGTATAATCATTGGTTATTTTTCTTTGAATAATAGAAGCCTCTTCATCCGTCAAATCGTAAACTCTTTTATCTGGATTTACGCCGGTTTCTTTTAAGATATCTTTAGACAACTTTAAACCTATTCCATAAATATAAGTCAAAGCAACTTCTATTCTTTTATCTTTAGGGAGATATATACCTGATATACGAGCCATTAACTCCTCCAACCCAATACTTTAATTGAATTCATAAATAAAAAACCTTTATCTCTTAACCTTGTCGTTGTTTATGTCTAGGATTTTTCTTACAAATAACCCTAACAACACCGTTTCTTTTCACAATTTTACAATCTGCGCACATTTTCTTTATTGATGTTCTTACTTTCATATGTCTTTCCCAAAACGCTAAATAAATAAAAAATTACAAAATTTAATTAAAAAAACATGAAATTTTTAATTTTTACAGATTTTCAATGTTTTCAATTTGCTTATTTTTACTGAGTCTTGATACTATTCTGCCCTTAGTCAGGTCATAAGTTGAAATTTCAATTAAAACTTTGTCCCCTTCAACAAGTTTTATGTAGTTCATTCGCATTTTACCTGAAATATGAGCCAAAACCAAATGCCCGTTTTCTAATTTTACCCGAAATTTTGCATTAGGCAACGTTTCTTCTACAATACCTTCAACTTTTATTATATCTTCCTTAGTTTTCATCATAAACTAATTATTCCTTTGTTTTATAAACGGGTAAGAATTTCCGGTCCACTTTCAGTAACCAAAATAGTATCTTCAACATGCCCCGCCAGCCCCCCATCTAAAGTTTTCACAGTCCATCCATCAGATTCTATAAAAATTTCATAACCTTTTTCTGTAATCATAGGCTCAATTGCAAATGTCATTCCAGGTCTTAAAACAGTATCACTATTCCCCTTTTGATAAAAATTAGGAATTTCAGGCAACTCATGAATATTTTTTCCAATCCCATGACCTGCAAAATTGCGAACTATTTCAAAACCTTCATCTTTAACTATCTTTTCAATTGTTTTAGAAATATCTGAAACTTTTTTTCCGATTTGAACTTCTAAAATTCCACTGTCTAATGCTTTTTGAGATATTTCTACTATTTTTTTTACAGATTCTGACACATTTCCTACGAAATATGATCTTGTAAGATCTGCACAATAATTTTTATAAGCCCCAACTACATCAATTTTTATCAAATCTCCAGTTTTTAAAATGATATTTTTTGAAGGAACCCCATGAATCACAACATCATTAATTGAAATACATGTTGCGTGTTTATAACCAGCATATCCCTTACAAACAGGTTTTAAACCAACTTCATGCATGTTCTTTTCTATAAAAAAATCTATTTCAAAACTATCGATTCCTGGTTCTATGATAATTTTTACTTTTTCCATAATTTCAGCAAGCAACTTACCAGCTGTTCGCATTTTATCAATCGCTTGCTTATTCTTTATAACTATCATACAACCTTATATCTAAAATTTATCTTCCGTAGCGAGTTCTTAATCTTCCAGTTGATAAAAATCCTTCATATCGCCTTTCTATCAAATATGATTCAACTTGAGCTGATGTATCCATTGCAACGCCAACTGTAATTAATAAACCGGTTCCACCAAATAATGCTGGAAAATGAAAAATAGCCGCTAAAATATCCGGCAATATTACTAAAGTTGCTAAATAAATAGCACCTGGGAAGCAAACTCTTGTCAAAACATAATTAAAAAATTCAGCTGTTTTTCTTCCGGGTCTTATACCAGGAACAAAGCCACCCGATTTTTTCAAATTTTCAGACAATTCTTCTGGATTTATAATTACCGCAGTATAAAAATATGCAAAGAAAATAATTAAAAACACCATCAAAACATCGTAAATCAAACCACGTGGAGTTACCCATTCTGATAAACCTGAAAAAAATTGAAACTTTTTTGCTAATAAATTAGAAAGCATCATTGGTAAAGTTATAATTGACCCTGCAAAAATAACTGGAATTACGTTTGCCGTGTTCAATCTAAATGGAATATAGGAGCTTTGCGCACTATATATTTTATTCCCGACAATTCTTCTTGCATATTGAACTGGAATTTTTCTTTCACCTTTTTCTAAGAAAATAACACATGCAGTAACTGCAATAGTAATTGCTATAAGCAACAATCCTAAAAGAGGTTCAAATTGTCCAAGTCTAATATCACTAATAACACGCCATATTGCCCCAGGAAGATCGGCAACAATTCCACCGAAAATGATCATGGAACTTCCGTTTCCTATTCCATGAGCTCCTATTTGCTCTCCAAGCCACATGACAAATAATGCGCCAACAGACATAACCAACATTCCTGTTAATCTAAAACTCCATCCTGGAGCTATAGCAAGATTTTGATTTTCTGCGTACAAAATAAGCCAAAAACTTTGTATCAAACTTAAAAGCAATGTTAAATATCTTGTATACTGATTAATTATTCTTCGACCATAATCACCTTCTTTATGAAGCGCTTCAAGCGATGGTACAACCATCGTTAAAACTTGCATCATAATAGAAGCTGTGATGTAAGGCGAAATTCCCAATGCGAATATAGAAAATCTAGTTAAAGCTCCCCCTGAAATCAAATTCAAATACCCCAAAAAACCACTCGCTGCATTATTCATAAATTGGAGTAATCGAACTTCATCGATTCCAGGAATAGGTATATGTGCTCCAAATCGACATAAAGCCAATATCCCTAACGTAAAAAGTACTTTTTTTCTTAACTCAGAAACTAAAAAGACGTTTTTAAAGTTACGAAGCAGAACTACCACTAGAATTCTCCTTAATTAAATTAACGGCACCGCCAGATTTTTCTATAGCTTCAATGGCCGACTTACTAAACATATCAGCATGAACAACTAATTTTTTAGAAAGGGTTCCCTTACCCAAAATTTTAATTGCCATTGATTTTGATCGTCCCTTAACAAGCCCTTTTTCTGTCAGTGAAACTAGATTTACTATCTCTCCAGAATTAAATTTTAATTCTAAATCACAAATGTTAACGCAACATACTTCCTTCTTAAAAGCATTAACAAAACCTCTTTTAGGCAATCTTCGTGAAATAGGCATTTGTCCACCCTCGAAGAAAGCTTTTACATGTGCGCCAGATCTTGCTTTTTGACCTTTGTGACCTCTTGTGGAAGTACCACCCAAATCTCCACCTCGTCCTACTACTTTTCTATCTTTTTTTAATTTATTTAACTTGTTCAACTGCATCATTTTTTACTCCGATCATTTCTTTTACAGTTTTACCACGCAAATATGCAATTTTTTTTGCAGCTCTAAGTTTCAATAAAGCATCTATTGTTGCCTTAACAACATTAGTAGGATTTTTAGAACCTATTGATTTGGTTAAAATATCTTTTACCCCAACAGCTTCCATAACTGCTCTAACAGCTCCCCCAGCAATTACGCCAGTACCTTTTGATGCAGATCTTATAACGACCTTGCTAGCTCCATGTTTTCCAATAATCCCAAAAGGGACTGTTGTTTTATAAAGAGGAATTTCTATCATACTCTCTTTAGCTTTTTTAACAGCTTTTGCGATAGCGAGAGAAACATCTCTACTTTTACCTTGAGCCATGCCAACAGATCCTGAATTATTACCAACCACAACTAATGCAGAAAAAGCAAATCTTCTTCCACCGGTAATAACTTTAGCAACTCTACGAACCTTCAGAACCTTTTCAACTAATTCTTCAGTTGTCTGTGGCAATTTCTTTTTAGCTTCTGCCATAAATGTATCCTAATCTACTTACTCTTAAAAATATTTTATATCTATCAAAACTATATATTTTAAAAATTCAAGCCACTTTCTCTTAATCCATCAGCCAAAGCAGCAACTCTTCCATGATAAGCATATTTACCACGATCAAAAAAAACTTTTTCGACGGATTTAGATTTAGCTATTTTACCTAATTCAATTCCAACCTTTTTTGCTATTTCAGCCTTTGTTCCTTTTTCTTTCAAAACCAAGGAAGAAAAACTAGCCAAAGTTGAATGAGTGCTATCATCAATTATTTGAGCATAAATCTGATTTAAACTTCTAAAAACTGATACTCTTGGAAGTATACCTCTACTTACAAAAGAATTTTTTACTCTAAACTTTCTTCTTTTAGCTCTTATTTTCAGTTTTTTCTCGTAGCTCACAAATTTTCCCTTTTAGATACCAAACTTAATTATGCAGCTGTTTTAGATTTTCCAGCTTTTCTAATAACAAATTCATTTTCTCTAATAATTCCAGTCCCTTTATAAGGTTCAACCGGTCTAAAAGACCTTATTGTATCACAAGTTTGTCCAAGCAATCTTTTATCACCAGCTTTAACATTTAAAAGTTGTCCTGTTTTATCAACTGTAATTTCTACACCAACTGGAATTTCAAAATCAATTTTATGGCTGTAACCCAAAGAAAATATCATTTTTTTGCCTGTTATTTGTGCTTTAAATCCCAAGCCAACTATTTTTATATTTTCTTCAAATCCAGTGTCTATACCCTTAATTTCATTAGCGAGTAAAGCTCTGTGTAATCCCCAATTCATTTTTGCGTCTTTGTCCATCTTACCGTTTACACCCAAAATCAAGGTGCCTTTTTCATGTTTAATGTTTAATGAAGCAGGAAGAACATGAGTAATTTTACCTTTTGTTGCACTTAAAGAAATTACATTATCTTTAATTTCAACTTTCACAGAATTTAATAATATCGGTTTTCTGCCAATTTTTGACATTGCTTTTACCTTTTACCAAACGTGACAAATAACTTCGCCACCAACTGACAATTCTTTAGCTTTTTTATCTGCAACTATTCCAAGATTTGTTGTTAAAATAGCAACTCCAAGACCACCTATGACAGATCGCATTTTACTAACACCTTCATAAGTACGTTTACCTGGCTTGCTAATACGAACTATTTCATGGATTACAGATTCGCCATCAACATATTTTAAATAAACTTTTAAAAGACTTTTTTTATTTTCGTCTTCTATTTTTTGAAAATCTTTTATAAAACCTTCTTCTTTCAAAACTTGAGCAATTCCCAATTTTTCATTTGAAAAAGGAGCAGTAACAGAACGCTTGGTAGCTCTTATTCCGTTTCTGATTATAGTTAAAAAATCACCGATCGAATCTATTGACATTTTTTCCTCGTAAAATCAAATTTCTTACCAACTTGCTTTTTTAACACCTGGCAATAAACCTTGCAAGGCATATTTTCTAAAACAAAGCCTGCACAACATAAACATTCTCATAAAACCACGTGGCCTTCCACACAATTTGCAACGATTTCTTTTTCTTGTAGAAAATTTTGGTTCTTTATTTGCTTTTTCTATGAGACTTTTCTTTGCCATAACTTATTCCTTAACCTTTTGAAACGGCATATTAAAGCTTTTCAATAAAGCATAAACATGCTTATCATTCTTAGAAGAAGTTTCAATTGTAATATTTAAACCTCTGGATATTTCTACTTTGTCATAATCAACTTCTGGAAATATCATCCAATCTTTTATTCCCAAATTATAATTTCCATTTCCATCGAAACTTACTTTAACACCTTGGAAATCCTTGTTTCGAGGCAATGCCAAATTAATTAGCTTATCCAAAAAGTTATACATTCTTTGGCCCCTAAGAGTAACTTTTACTCCTATTGCCGATCCTTCTTTTAATTTAAATCCCGCAACAGATTTTTTTGCATAAGTTGTTAGACCTGCTTGTCCAGCAATTAATCCTATAACTTCTTTTACAGCCGCTACAGCTTTTGCATCTGATACAGATTCTTTAATACCAGTATTCAAAACAATTTTATTAACCTTAGGAACTTCCATTTCATTGCTTAAGTTTAATTCTTTTTGAAGAGCTGGTTTTAATTTTGTTTTATATATTTCTTCTAATCGCATAGCCATATTATTTCCTTAAAACTCGATTAAAATTCTTCTTTACATCGATGACATACTCGAACTTTGTTTTTATCTTCTTTAATTTTTACTTGCATGCGACAAGACTTTTTACACGAAGAACAAACCGGCATTACTCTGCAAAGAGGAATATAAGCTTCTTCTTTGATAATTCCGCCTTTTTCACCTGATCTTTTAGCTTTAACATGCCGAGTTACTATTGCAATATTTTTTACTAATACTGCATCCTTTTTTGTGTCAATATCGATAACTCGACCTTCTTTGCCCTTATCTTTACCTGATAGAACAACAACCAAGTCATCCTTTTTAATTCTACTTAGCATTATCTTCCTCACTGCAAAATTTATAAAACTTCGGGAGCTAAAGAAATTATTTTCGAATAACCACCAGATCTTAATTCTCTTGCAACTGGACCTGAAATTCGTGTTCCAATCATTTGCCCTGCTTTATCTAAAATCACAGCCGCATTATCATCAAAACGAATATAACTTCCATCTTCTCTTCTAAATTCTTTTCTTGTACGAACAATAACTGCATCCCAAACTTCACCTTTTTTAACAGTGCCGCCGGGAATCGCGCTTTTAACTGCGATTTTTATAATATCTCCCAAATAAGCAAATCGTTTGTTTGTTCCACCAGGAACTCCGATAACCATAACGCTTTTTGCACCTGAGTTATCTGCAACATTGAGTTTTGTTTGTTTTTGTACCATAATCTATGCCCAAACTTTATTAGTTAGAACTACGAATTATTTTGCATAAAACCATATGCTTGGTCTTTGATAAAGGTCTGCATTCTGCAAATTCAACCCAATTTCCGACTTTTGCACTATTCTTTTCATCATGAACCTTGTATTTCTTGGAACGCTTAATAACTTTTCCCAACACAGGATGTTTTAATGTTCTTGTAACCTCAACAACAATGGTCTTATCCATTTTATCTGAGACTACTTCGCCTTCCATCTTCTTAGATTCATTTATTTTTATTGCTTCAAGTTCTGCCATTTGATATACCCACCAAGCTAATTTAGCTATTATTATTTTTTTGTTGTTTTATCAAAGTTAAAGCTCGAGCTATGCGTCTTTTAAGTTTCTTAAATTGTGAGTAATCTTTTACAGACGTAGTTGAAACATTTAACTTCAAATTAAAATATTCTTTTTTCAATTGCTCTACTTCTAATATTAGAGCTTTATTATCTAGAGTTGTTAAATCTGTTTTATTCATAAAGTAAAACCTTTATTCACTTCCTAATTTTTAACTTCTTCTACAACAGTTGCTTCTTTTCTAATAAATTTAGTCTTCATAGGAAGTTTATAGGAAACCTGATTTAAAGCTTCCTTAGCCTCGCTTTCTGATAACCCTTTTAACTCGAATAAAATTCGACCTCTTTTAACAACCGCTACCCAAACCTCTGGATTTCCTTTTCCCTTTCCCATTCTAGTTTCAGCTGGTTTTTTAGAAATTGGTTTATCAGGAAATACCCTAATAAATAAATCTCCACCTTTTTTAAGCCTTCTAGAAATAGATACACGGGAAGCTTCTATTTGTCGCGCTGTTACCCATGCAGGCTCTACCGCAACCAACCCAAAATCTCCAAAAGCAAGCTCACGCGCTCCTTTTGAAAGTCCAGTCATTCTACCTCTTTGGGATTTTCTAAATTTAGTTTTTTTCGGCATTAACATGACGTTTCTCTACCTTATTAATATTCGCCTTTACAAATCCAAACTTTAACACCTATTAATCCGTAAGTAGTTTTAGCTTCTGCACAAGCATATTCAATGTGGGATCTTAATGTATGCAAAGGAATGGAACCCAATTTCAACCACTCTATTCGCGCAATTTCAGCACCGCCCAATCTTCCAGAGCAACAAATTTTAATACCTTTAGTTCCGCTTTTTATAGCTGCAAACCCGGCTTTTTTCATCAATTTTTTAACATTTGCTCTTTTTTCTAACTGTTCTGCGATGCTTATAGCAACCAATTGAGCATTTGCTTCAGGAACTTTTATTTCTTGAACAGAAATATCAACTTGTTTATTGAATTCCTTATACATTGCGTCTCTAAGCTGCAAAATACCTTGTCCTTTTTTACCGATAACGCTTCCAGGGCGACCAGAAAATAAAACAATTTTTACGTTATCCCCTGCTTTATCAATAACAATTTTCGCAATTTCGGATCTATCAAGATTAGCAAGAAGAAAATTTCTCATTTTTATATCTTCAAGCAATCCAACTCCATAAGATCCTTTTTTAGCAAACCAATGAGCTTGCCAATCTTCGTATACTCCTAATCTAAATCCTAAAGGATGTACCTTCTGTCCCACAAATCACCTCAAATAAAGAGTTTATGAAATTTTACTTACTTTCTAATACTATTTTTATGTGACTTAATCTTTTTCTTTGCGCCGCAGCTCGTCCCATTGCAGATGGTTTAGAATATTTAATAATAGGCCCTTGATCAACCACTATTTCTTTAATGTAAAGATTCTCCATACCAATATCTTTTTGAAGATTCTTTGCATTTGAATAAGCTGAGTAAACAAGTTTTTCAACTGGTTCTACCATTTTAACTCTGCACATCTTAAGCCAAGCCAAAGCTTTGTCTACAGAATTTCCCCTAACTACATCTGCATATAGTCTCAATTTATAAGGAGAAACTCTAACATATCTACTACTAGCCCTAAACAGCATATTTTTCCCATCCTAAATTATTTAGATTCTGTAACAGCAGCCGCTTTACGTTGTCCACTGTGTACCCTAAAAGTTCTTGTAAAAGAAAATTCACCTAATGAATGTCCTACCATATTTTCAGTTATGAAAATGGGATTAAATTTTTTCCCATCATGAACCGCAATAGTTAGGCCAACAAACTCCGGAGTGATAACACTGGATCTAGCCCAAGTTTTTATCATTTCTTTTTTTCCGGAAGATCTTACTTTATCTATTTTTTCTTGTAATTTAGGTGATACATAAGGGCCTTTTTTTAACGACCTTGCCATAATATATTAATCCTTTGTCTTTCTAACAGAACATTACTACGGTTTACGACGTCTAATAATAGCATCATTGCTTCTTTTTCTTGTTCGCATACCCTTACAACATTTTCCCCAAGGAGTAACTGGGTGTGATCCTGATTTAGATCTACCTTCTCCACCACCATGAGGGTGATCTACTGGATTCATAGCCATACCTCGAACAGCAGGTCTGAATCCCAAATGTCTTGTTCTGCCTGCTTTTCCTAATGTAATATTTCTATAATCTGCGTTAGACAATATTCCGATAGTTGCCCAACAATTTAAAGAAATTTTTCGAATTTCACTTGAAGGCAT of the Candidatus Dependentiae bacterium genome contains:
- a CDS encoding translation initiation factor IF-1; amino-acid sequence: MKTKEDIIKVEGIVEETLPNAKFRVKLENGHLVLAHISGKMRMNYIKLVEGDKVLIEISTYDLTKGRIVSRLSKNKQIENIENL
- a CDS encoding 30S ribosomal protein S4, translating into MGIKTSFYKKFRQLEICPKVGCRVLERRPTSPGEHGRKIGTKKLSEYGVQLREKQRLRLIYGLRERQFHKFFEMASKHKGVTGETLLSYLERRIDNVVYRLKMTTSRNQSRQLVVHGHVLVNGKRVKSPSCLVKVGDVISLTGSSLAKEAFVKNVIEKRMALAIKVPDWLELNKKDHKGTVLRDPVRDDIKDKIEEHLIVELYSK
- a CDS encoding 50S ribosomal protein L36 — translated: MKVRTSIKKMCADCKIVKRNGVVRVICKKNPRHKQRQG
- a CDS encoding type Z 30S ribosomal protein S14 — encoded protein: MAKKSLIEKANKEPKFSTRKRNRCKLCGRPRGFMRMFMLCRLCFRKYALQGLLPGVKKASW
- a CDS encoding DNA-directed RNA polymerase subunit alpha; its protein translation is MGVWMQNKTYKALTLPTLKWDTKKSSDTYGELVVQPLEPGFGTTLGNALRRTLLAAIEGSAVTAVIIKGVNNEFSVIDGVIEDVLNILLNIKGVVIKNHTGLPGKMHLSVKREGAVTVADIVADSHLEPLNKEHVLAHLAVDGELDIEFFVHSGRGYQIAQWPLGESIQEDGKIYLDAAFSPISRVEYKVEKTRVGQAIDYDKLILSVSSNGVISPQDAVYYATSVLRTQLEHFLSAPEIQFNEISKVEEKVEEVVSGDVQNSPTKGLPVELFLKPIEELEFSVRAHNCLVSAGVKRVIDLVNLTEEELLKVKNFGRKSLKEVREILKAFNLGLGMNVKELDLKKVIKEQEGALKS
- a CDS encoding 50S ribosomal protein L5, with translation MAMRLEEIYKTKLKPALQKELNLSNEMEVPKVNKIVLNTGIKESVSDAKAVAAVKEVIGLIAGQAGLTTYAKKSVAGFKLKEGSAIGVKVTLRGQRMYNFLDKLINLALPRNKDFQGVKVSFDGNGNYNLGIKDWMIFPEVDYDKVEISRGLNITIETSSKNDKHVYALLKSFNMPFQKVKE
- a CDS encoding 30S ribosomal protein S11; this translates as MAYKKKTKNKALKVEMALVHVKATFNNTLVSATTMSGDVITRASAGQLSFKGARKGTPFAATQIANKVAKDLVDLGVRTVEVNMQGPGSGRDAVVRALQSTGLAVTVLRDVTPLPHNGCRPPKKRRV
- a CDS encoding 30S ribosomal protein S8, whose translation is MSIDSIGDFLTIIRNGIRATKRSVTAPFSNEKLGIAQVLKEEGFIKDFQKIEDENKKSLLKVYLKYVDGESVIHEIVRISKPGKRTYEGVSKMRSVIGGLGVAILTTNLGIVADKKAKELSVGGEVICHVW
- a CDS encoding preprotein translocase subunit SecY encodes the protein MLVVVLLRNFKNVFLVSELRKKVLFTLGILALCRFGAHIPIPGIDEVRLLQFMNNAASGFLGYLNLISGGALTRFSIFALGISPYITASIMMQVLTMVVPSLEALHKEGDYGRRIINQYTRYLTLLLSLIQSFWLILYAENQNLAIAPGWSFRLTGMLVMSVGALFVMWLGEQIGAHGIGNGSSMIIFGGIVADLPGAIWRVISDIRLGQFEPLLGLLLIAITIAVTACVIFLEKGERKIPVQYARRIVGNKIYSAQSSYIPFRLNTANVIPVIFAGSIITLPMMLSNLLAKKFQFFSGLSEWVTPRGLIYDVLMVFLIIFFAYFYTAVIINPEELSENLKKSGGFVPGIRPGRKTAEFFNYVLTRVCFPGAIYLATLVILPDILAAIFHFPALFGGTGLLITVGVAMDTSAQVESYLIERRYEGFLSTGRLRTRYGR
- a CDS encoding 50S ribosomal protein L15, which codes for MQLNKLNKLKKDRKVVGRGGDLGGTSTRGHKGQKARSGAHVKAFFEGGQMPISRRLPKRGFVNAFKKEVCCVNICDLELKFNSGEIVNLVSLTEKGLVKGRSKSMAIKILGKGTLSKKLVVHADMFSKSAIEAIEKSGGAVNLIKENSSGSSAS
- a CDS encoding 30S ribosomal protein S13, which gives rise to MARISGIYLPKDKRIEVALTYIYGIGLKLSKDILKETGVNPDKRVYDLTDEEASIIQRKITNDYTIGGDLKKEITLNIKRLQEIGSYRGHRHKKSLPVRGQRTKTNARTRKGPRKAGSAVALKKAPTKK
- a CDS encoding 50S ribosomal protein L18, with translation MSYEKKLKIRAKRRKFRVKNSFVSRGILPRVSVFRSLNQIYAQIIDDSTHSTLASFSSLVLKEKGTKAEIAKKVGIELGKIAKSKSVEKVFFDRGKYAYHGRVAALADGLRESGLNF
- the rplQ gene encoding 50S ribosomal protein L17, with the translated sequence MNHQYGRRKLNVKPSHRKAMIRNQIIHFINYGCLQTTKPRIAEVRSVSEKLITIAREGWNFNTIRRIKKHLPYDNKAVEKLIKEIAPKYVDRPGGYTRVIPLGRRSSDTAFVARLEWV
- a CDS encoding 50S ribosomal protein L6, which encodes MSKIGRKPILLNSVKVEIKDNVISLSATKGKITHVLPASLNIKHEKGTLILGVNGKMDKDAKMNWGLHRALLANEIKGIDTGFEENIKIVGLGFKAQITGKKMIFSLGYSHKIDFEIPVGVEITVDKTGQLLNVKAGDKRLLGQTCDTIRSFRPVEPYKGTGIIRENEFVIRKAGKSKTAA
- the map gene encoding type I methionyl aminopeptidase, coding for MIVIKNKQAIDKMRTAGKLLAEIMEKVKIIIEPGIDSFEIDFFIEKNMHEVGLKPVCKGYAGYKHATCISINDVVIHGVPSKNIILKTGDLIKIDVVGAYKNYCADLTRSYFVGNVSESVKKIVEISQKALDSGILEVQIGKKVSDISKTIEKIVKDEGFEIVRNFAGHGIGKNIHELPEIPNFYQKGNSDTVLRPGMTFAIEPMITEKGYEIFIESDGWTVKTLDGGLAGHVEDTILVTESGPEILTRL
- a CDS encoding 30S ribosomal protein S5 encodes the protein MAEAKKKLPQTTEELVEKVLKVRRVAKVITGGRRFAFSALVVVGNNSGSVGMAQGKSRDVSLAIAKAVKKAKESMIEIPLYKTTVPFGIIGKHGASKVVIRSASKGTGVIAGGAVRAVMEAVGVKDILTKSIGSKNPTNVVKATIDALLKLRAAKKIAYLRGKTVKEMIGVKNDAVEQVK